A genomic stretch from Bosea sp. F3-2 includes:
- the dnaN gene encoding DNA polymerase III subunit beta: MKVTVERSTLLKSLGHVHRVVERRNTIPILSNLLLSASENGLRLKATDLDIEVVETIPADAAEPGATTVPAHTLYDIVRKLPDGAQVSLETTGDSGLVLRSGRSRFQLQTLPESDFPDITAGEMAHRFVLPAGELKRLIDKTQFAISTEETRYYLNGIYLHTIDVDGRPVLRAVATDGHRLARVDTAAPQGSVGMPGVIVPRKAVAEIQKLLEDGESEVAVELSGSKIRVATANVVLTSKLIDGTFPDYQRVIPSGNDKLLTVDKGDFAASVDRVSTISSERGRAVKLSMADGRMTLSVTNPDSGSATEEIEVDYEASPLDIGFNARYLMDIAAQLDGDTALLKLADPGSPTVIQDREGASALYVLMPMRV, from the coding sequence ATGAAGGTCACGGTCGAACGTTCCACGCTGCTCAAGTCGCTTGGCCACGTCCATCGCGTGGTGGAGCGCCGCAACACGATCCCGATCCTGTCGAACCTGCTGCTCAGCGCCTCCGAGAACGGCCTGCGGCTCAAGGCGACCGATCTCGACATCGAGGTGGTGGAGACGATTCCGGCTGATGCGGCCGAGCCCGGCGCCACGACCGTTCCCGCCCACACCCTCTACGACATCGTCCGCAAGCTGCCGGATGGCGCGCAGGTCTCGCTCGAGACGACCGGCGACAGCGGGCTCGTGCTGCGCTCGGGCCGTTCGCGCTTCCAGCTCCAGACGCTCCCGGAGAGCGACTTCCCCGACATCACCGCCGGCGAGATGGCGCATCGCTTCGTGCTGCCGGCCGGCGAGCTGAAACGCCTGATCGACAAGACCCAGTTCGCGATCTCGACCGAGGAGACGCGCTACTATCTCAACGGCATCTATCTCCACACCATCGATGTCGATGGCCGCCCGGTGCTGCGCGCTGTCGCGACGGACGGTCACCGGCTTGCCCGCGTCGACACCGCCGCCCCGCAGGGCTCGGTCGGCATGCCCGGCGTGATCGTGCCACGCAAGGCCGTCGCCGAAATCCAGAAGCTGCTGGAGGACGGCGAGAGCGAGGTCGCGGTCGAGCTTTCCGGCTCGAAGATCCGGGTTGCCACCGCCAATGTCGTGCTGACCTCCAAGCTGATCGACGGCACCTTCCCTGACTATCAGCGCGTCATCCCGAGCGGCAACGACAAGCTCCTCACCGTCGACAAGGGCGATTTCGCCGCTTCCGTCGATCGCGTCTCGACGATCTCGTCGGAGCGCGGCCGCGCCGTGAAGCTCTCGATGGCCGACGGGCGCATGACGCTTTCCGTCACCAATCCGGATTCCGGCTCGGCGACCGAGGAGATCGAGGTCGATTACGAGGCGAGCCCGCTCGATATCGGCTTCAACGCCCGCTACCTGATGGACATCGCGGCGCAGCTCGATGGCGACACAGCGCTGCTCAAGCTCGCCGATCCGGGCTCGCCGACCGTGATCCAGGATCGCGAAGGGGCCTCCGCGCTCTATGTGCTGATGCCGATGCGCGTCTAG
- the recF gene encoding DNA replication/repair protein RecF, which translates to MTAVARLILQDFRSYEALDLPVEGQIVALIGENGAGKTNILEALSLFTPGRGLRRAELSAMARQGGDGSFAASVTLADEAGRLGIGLGPLDAEGRRPRLARIDGAAVGSALAFSDYLRVVWLTPDLDGLFRGAAGDRRRFLDRLVLAIDPSHATRSNALERALRSRNRILEESPGQSQWLDAVEREIAELGVAVAAARAETVARLSAIIAETRDDASPFPDAVIALAGEIDDLVMSLPAVDAEDAYRAMLRQGRHRDRAAGRTLTGPQASDLEVRHGPKDIPAGQGSTGEQKALLIGLVLAHARLVAAMSGIAPLVLLDEIAAHLDPRRRSALYEGLTDLGCQVWMTGADAALFGDLPGGAQRFAITPGRADPID; encoded by the coding sequence GTGACGGCTGTCGCGCGCCTGATCCTGCAGGATTTCCGTTCCTACGAGGCCCTCGATCTCCCGGTCGAGGGCCAAATCGTTGCGCTGATCGGCGAGAACGGAGCCGGCAAGACCAATATCCTCGAAGCGCTCTCGCTGTTCACGCCGGGGCGCGGCCTGCGCCGTGCCGAACTCTCGGCGATGGCGCGGCAGGGCGGCGACGGCTCCTTCGCCGCCTCTGTAACCCTTGCTGATGAGGCGGGCCGGCTCGGCATCGGGCTAGGGCCCCTCGATGCGGAAGGGCGCCGCCCGCGGCTTGCCCGCATCGACGGCGCCGCCGTCGGTTCGGCCCTCGCCTTCAGCGATTATCTGCGCGTAGTTTGGCTCACGCCCGATCTCGACGGGCTGTTTCGGGGCGCCGCCGGCGACCGCCGCCGCTTCCTCGACCGGTTGGTGCTGGCGATCGACCCAAGCCATGCCACCCGCTCGAATGCGCTAGAGCGGGCGCTGCGCTCGCGCAACCGCATCCTCGAGGAGAGCCCGGGGCAGAGCCAATGGCTCGATGCCGTCGAGCGCGAGATCGCAGAGCTCGGCGTCGCGGTTGCCGCTGCCCGCGCCGAGACGGTGGCGCGGCTCTCCGCCATCATCGCCGAGACGCGCGACGACGCCTCGCCCTTCCCGGATGCCGTGATCGCGCTCGCGGGCGAGATCGACGATCTCGTCATGAGCCTGCCGGCCGTCGACGCCGAGGACGCCTATCGCGCGATGCTGCGACAGGGCCGCCATCGCGACCGCGCCGCCGGACGCACCCTCACGGGGCCGCAGGCCTCCGATCTGGAAGTCCGGCACGGACCGAAGGACATCCCAGCCGGCCAAGGCTCGACCGGCGAGCAGAAGGCGCTGCTGATCGGGCTCGTGCTCGCCCATGCCAGGCTCGTCGCGGCGATGAGCGGCATCGCGCCTCTCGTCCTGCTCGACGAGATTGCTGCGCATCTCGACCCGCGCCGGCGCTCGGCGCTTTACGAGGGCCTCACCGATCTCGGCTGCCAGGTCTGGATGACTGGCGCCGATGCCGCCTTGTTCGGCGATCTTCCAGGCGGCGCGCAGCGTTTCGCTATCACGCCTGGCCGGGCCGATCCGATCGATTGA
- a CDS encoding LysE family translocator, with protein MEFASLALFAGVYFLAVASPGPAIAALVARSLSTGFRRSLPFLAGMVAGDLVWFTLSALGLSVLMQSFHGIFVAIKYAGCAYLIYLAFKAWTAPAEAPKPSAAARGEGARLFMGGIALTLGNPKVMVFFLSILPLVIDLNTLTPLAYLEVMALIAPILGGTMLAYAYTADRARRLVASPRAMRWINRVTGGVMAGAAAAIATRS; from the coding sequence ATGGAATTCGCCAGCCTTGCCCTGTTCGCCGGCGTCTATTTCCTCGCCGTCGCCTCGCCCGGACCGGCGATCGCGGCCCTGGTCGCACGCTCCCTCTCCACCGGCTTTCGGAGATCCCTGCCCTTCCTCGCCGGTATGGTCGCAGGTGACCTGGTCTGGTTCACGCTCTCGGCGCTGGGCCTCAGCGTGCTGATGCAGAGCTTCCACGGCATCTTCGTCGCGATCAAATATGCCGGCTGCGCCTATCTCATCTATCTCGCCTTCAAGGCCTGGACGGCTCCGGCCGAAGCGCCAAAACCTTCCGCCGCGGCGCGCGGCGAGGGCGCCCGCCTGTTCATGGGCGGTATCGCGCTGACGCTCGGCAATCCGAAGGTGATGGTGTTCTTCCTGTCGATCCTGCCGTTGGTCATCGATCTCAACACCTTGACCCCGCTCGCCTATCTGGAAGTCATGGCGCTGATCGCGCCGATCCTCGGCGGGACGATGCTGGCCTATGCCTATACAGCCGACCGAGCCCGGCGCCTCGTTGCCAGCCCGCGCGCCATGCGCTGGATCAACCGGGTGACCGGCGGCGTGATGGCAGGGGCGGCCGCCGCGATCGCGACGCGGAGCTGA
- the recQ gene encoding DNA helicase RecQ: MSQSRESEARAILKSVFGYDDFRPGQWEVIEAALTGRDVFAVMPTGSGKSMCYQLPALVAGGLTLVVSPLIALMRDQVGQLVRAGVPAASLNSMNSEAEAAQAWDRLNAGDLRLLFVSPERLAGEGLVSRLKRIGVTRLAIDEAHCVSQWGHDFRPEYRLLAKTREALGGVPVTALTATADRQTQADIASQLFPQPPQMVVHSFDRPNLKLAFAPKEQPRRQIDDFLRRHRNGSGIVYCSSRSKTERLAEGLRDKGWNALAYHAGLEQAERNRNQDIFLQEDGVVVCATIAFGMGINKPDVRFVVHADMPGSIEGYYQEIGRAGRDGLPADTLTLYGVDDMALRRRQIDEKPIDDERKRIEHKRLKAMIDLCENALCRRSALLAYFGEETPPCRHGQAPFRCDLCGTEAPALQDATLDARKLLSAVIRSGERFGAGHLADILTGTTTEAIRRQNHDGLKTFGVGADRPKAAWMGLTRKLFAAGALAEASAEHGGFRLTPKGEDILFGREAVALRADPFAERRSRRGEREAARADGLDEGTAALFEHLRKLRLQLAREEGVAAYIIFTDRTLIAMARERPLGLDEMRAIEGVGERKLTQYGEAFLEAIASFPG, from the coding sequence ATGTCGCAATCCCGCGAATCAGAAGCCCGCGCAATCCTCAAATCGGTGTTCGGCTATGATGATTTCCGCCCCGGCCAGTGGGAGGTGATCGAAGCCGCGCTCACCGGGCGCGATGTCTTCGCGGTGATGCCGACCGGCTCCGGCAAATCGATGTGCTACCAGCTTCCGGCGCTGGTCGCAGGCGGCCTCACCCTCGTCGTCTCGCCGCTGATCGCGCTGATGCGCGACCAGGTCGGCCAGCTCGTCCGCGCCGGCGTGCCGGCCGCCTCGCTCAATTCGATGAACAGCGAGGCGGAGGCGGCGCAGGCCTGGGACAGGCTCAATGCCGGCGATCTGCGCCTCCTCTTCGTCTCGCCCGAGCGGCTGGCGGGCGAGGGGCTGGTCTCGCGCCTGAAGCGCATCGGGGTGACGCGGCTCGCCATCGACGAGGCGCATTGCGTCTCGCAATGGGGCCATGACTTCCGCCCGGAGTATCGTCTGCTGGCCAAGACGCGCGAGGCGCTGGGCGGCGTGCCGGTGACGGCACTCACGGCCACCGCCGACCGGCAGACCCAGGCCGACATCGCGAGCCAGCTCTTCCCGCAACCGCCGCAGATGGTGGTGCATTCCTTCGACCGGCCGAATTTGAAGCTCGCCTTCGCACCGAAGGAGCAGCCGCGCCGGCAGATCGACGACTTCCTGCGCCGCCACCGCAACGGCTCCGGCATCGTCTATTGCTCCTCGCGCAGCAAGACCGAGAGGCTCGCCGAGGGGCTGCGGGACAAGGGCTGGAACGCGCTTGCCTATCACGCCGGGCTGGAGCAGGCGGAGCGCAACCGCAACCAGGACATCTTCCTGCAGGAGGACGGGGTGGTGGTCTGCGCCACCATCGCCTTCGGCATGGGCATCAACAAGCCGGATGTCCGCTTCGTCGTCCATGCCGACATGCCCGGTTCGATCGAGGGCTACTATCAGGAAATCGGCCGCGCCGGTCGCGACGGGCTGCCGGCCGATACGCTCACCCTCTACGGCGTCGACGACATGGCGCTGCGCCGCCGCCAGATCGACGAGAAGCCGATCGACGACGAGCGCAAACGCATCGAGCACAAGCGCCTCAAGGCGATGATCGACCTCTGCGAGAACGCGCTGTGCCGACGCAGTGCGCTGCTCGCCTATTTCGGCGAGGAGACTCCGCCCTGCCGGCACGGGCAGGCGCCGTTCCGCTGCGATCTCTGTGGCACGGAGGCGCCTGCACTGCAGGACGCGACGCTCGATGCGCGCAAGCTGCTTTCGGCCGTGATCCGCTCCGGCGAGCGCTTCGGCGCCGGTCATCTCGCCGATATCCTGACGGGGACGACGACCGAGGCAATCCGCCGCCAGAACCATGACGGGCTGAAGACCTTCGGTGTCGGTGCCGACAGGCCCAAGGCCGCCTGGATGGGGCTGACGCGCAAGCTCTTCGCCGCCGGGGCTCTGGCTGAAGCCAGCGCCGAGCATGGCGGCTTTCGGCTGACGCCGAAGGGCGAAGACATCCTGTTCGGCCGCGAGGCAGTCGCGCTCAGGGCCGATCCCTTCGCCGAGCGCCGCTCCCGCCGTGGGGAACGCGAGGCAGCACGCGCCGACGGCCTGGACGAAGGCACGGCCGCCCTGTTCGAGCATCTGCGCAAGCTCAGGCTGCAGCTCGCCCGCGAGGAGGGTGTCGCCGCCTACATCATCTTCACCGACCGGACCCTGATCGCGATGGCGCGCGAGCGCCCCCTCGGCCTTGACGAGATGCGCGCGATCGAAGGCGTCGGCGAGCGCAAGCTCACGCAGTATGGCGAAGCCTTCCTCGAAGCGATCGCGAGTTTTCCCGGCTGA
- a CDS encoding GGDEF domain-containing protein translates to MDSIYDAFTDLVEHSDVLLAVYDETDRLRVANDAFRRTFHLAAGETPTWIEIMRRNHAAFKGTAIQAADLEAWLISTQSRRGKTPFRAYETDLVDGRWLWMTETVRPNGWMLCIANEITDLRREERLLRQDRDLAMRAAQTDELTSTANRRFVFGRLEALISAAALVPDSALSVCVFDIDLFKSINDRFGHQGGDMVLRHFTNLVHRVIRRTDCFGRIGGEEFMLVMPGSPAENSLVFVEHLLAEARSAYPLPDRPAVTYTCSAGIATYQPGDTAVSLYGRADCALYRAKTEGRDRARLSLETLPLAEQS, encoded by the coding sequence ATGGACAGCATCTACGACGCGTTCACCGACCTGGTCGAACATTCGGACGTCCTGCTTGCGGTCTATGACGAGACCGACCGTCTGCGCGTGGCCAATGACGCCTTCCGGCGGACCTTCCATCTCGCGGCCGGCGAAACCCCGACATGGATCGAGATCATGCGGCGCAACCACGCCGCCTTCAAAGGCACGGCGATCCAGGCTGCCGATCTCGAGGCCTGGCTGATCTCGACCCAGTCGCGGCGCGGCAAGACACCGTTCCGGGCCTATGAAACCGATCTCGTCGACGGGCGCTGGCTGTGGATGACGGAAACCGTGCGCCCGAATGGCTGGATGCTCTGCATCGCCAACGAGATCACCGATCTGCGCCGCGAGGAAAGGCTGCTCCGGCAGGACCGCGACCTGGCGATGCGCGCGGCCCAGACCGACGAGCTCACCAGCACGGCCAATCGCCGCTTCGTCTTCGGGCGGCTCGAAGCGCTGATCAGCGCGGCTGCGCTCGTGCCCGACAGTGCGCTCAGCGTCTGCGTGTTCGACATCGATCTGTTCAAAAGCATCAACGACCGCTTCGGGCACCAGGGCGGCGACATGGTGCTGCGCCATTTCACCAATCTCGTGCATCGCGTGATCCGGCGGACCGACTGCTTCGGCCGGATCGGCGGCGAGGAATTCATGCTGGTCATGCCGGGCTCGCCGGCAGAGAATTCCCTGGTCTTTGTCGAGCATCTGCTGGCGGAAGCACGTTCGGCGTACCCTTTGCCCGATCGGCCGGCGGTGACCTATACCTGCTCGGCCGGCATCGCCACCTACCAGCCCGGCGACACCGCCGTGAGCCTCTATGGTCGCGCCGATTGCGCGCTCTATCGCGCCAAGACCGAAGGCCGCGACAGGGCGCGGCTCAGCCTGGAAACACTGCCCCTCGCCGAGCAATCCTGA
- the gyrB gene encoding DNA topoisomerase (ATP-hydrolyzing) subunit B, translating to MTDAALSAQPDDYGADSIKVLKGLDAVRKRPGMYIGDTDDGSGLHHMVYEVVDNAIDEALAGHADLVTVTLNAEGSVTVSDNGRGIPTDIHSEEGISAAEVIMTQLHAGGKFDQNSYKVSGGLHGVGVSVVNALSVSLKLRIWRGGHEHFMEFRHGEAVAPLAVVGPQGDKRGTEVTFLPSQETFTMVEFDYKTLEHRLRELAFLNSGVRIILTDARHAEVVREELMYEGGVEAFVRYLDRAKTAVIEKPIMLTSEKDGITVDVALWWNDSYHENVLCFTNNIPQRDGGTHLAGFRAALTRQITGYAESSGISKKEKVSLTGDDCREGLTAIVSVKVPDPKFSSQTKDKLVSSEVRPVVENVVNQALAEWLEEHPNEAKTIVGKVAEAAAAREAARKARDLTRRKGALDIASLPGKLADCQERDPAKSELFIVEGDSAGGSAKQGRAREYQAVLPLRGKILNVERARFDKMLSSDQVGTLITALGAGIGREEFNIEKLRYHKIIIMTDADVDGAHIRTLLLTFFYRQMPEVIERGHLFIAQPPLYKAARGKSHVYLKDERALEQYLIDSTLDGATFRTSEGVERGGADLRTLIEEARSVRNALSQLHSRYDRRVVEQMAIAGVLHPVSEENEAQANEAAAYVARRLDAISDELERGWEGKVSEGGFVFSRMVRGVKQAATIDAGLLASAEARKLDAAAVSLQEAYAKPGTLSRKGDSFPINGPTDLFEAVSTIGKKGVALQRYKGLGEMNPDQLWETTLDRDVRTLLRVKNDQNDEADDLFVKLMGDVVEPRREFIQTNALNATVDI from the coding sequence ATGACCGACGCTGCGCTCAGCGCCCAGCCCGACGATTACGGCGCTGATTCCATCAAGGTTCTCAAGGGTCTGGATGCGGTCCGCAAGCGGCCGGGCATGTATATCGGCGATACCGATGACGGCTCCGGCCTGCATCACATGGTCTATGAGGTCGTCGACAACGCGATCGACGAGGCTCTGGCAGGACATGCCGACCTCGTCACGGTGACGCTGAACGCCGAGGGATCGGTCACGGTCAGCGACAACGGCCGCGGCATTCCGACCGATATCCACAGCGAGGAAGGCATCTCGGCGGCCGAGGTCATCATGACCCAGCTCCATGCCGGCGGCAAGTTCGACCAGAACTCCTACAAGGTCTCGGGCGGCCTGCACGGCGTCGGCGTCTCCGTCGTCAACGCGCTCTCGGTCTCGCTCAAGCTGCGCATCTGGCGCGGCGGCCACGAGCATTTCATGGAGTTCCGTCATGGCGAGGCGGTGGCCCCGCTCGCCGTCGTCGGCCCGCAGGGCGACAAGCGCGGCACCGAGGTGACCTTCCTGCCGTCGCAGGAAACCTTCACCATGGTGGAGTTCGACTACAAGACGCTGGAGCACCGGCTGCGCGAGCTCGCCTTCCTGAACTCGGGCGTGCGCATCATCCTGACCGACGCCCGCCATGCCGAGGTCGTCCGCGAGGAGCTGATGTACGAGGGCGGCGTCGAAGCCTTCGTGCGCTATCTCGACCGCGCCAAGACGGCGGTGATCGAGAAGCCGATCATGCTGACCTCGGAGAAGGACGGCATCACCGTCGATGTCGCGCTGTGGTGGAACGACAGCTACCACGAGAACGTGCTCTGCTTCACCAACAACATCCCACAGCGCGACGGCGGCACCCATCTCGCCGGCTTCCGCGCCGCGCTGACGCGCCAGATCACCGGCTATGCCGAGAGCTCCGGCATCTCGAAGAAGGAGAAGGTCTCGCTCACCGGCGACGACTGCCGCGAAGGCCTGACCGCGATCGTCTCAGTCAAGGTTCCCGACCCGAAATTCTCCTCGCAGACCAAGGACAAGCTGGTCTCCTCCGAGGTTCGCCCGGTCGTCGAGAACGTCGTCAATCAGGCGCTGGCCGAATGGCTGGAAGAGCATCCCAACGAGGCCAAGACCATCGTCGGCAAGGTGGCGGAGGCCGCCGCCGCGCGCGAGGCCGCCCGCAAGGCGCGCGATCTCACCCGCCGCAAGGGCGCGCTCGACATCGCGTCACTCCCGGGCAAGCTGGCTGATTGCCAGGAGCGCGACCCGGCCAAGTCCGAGCTCTTCATCGTCGAGGGTGACTCGGCAGGCGGCTCCGCCAAGCAGGGCCGCGCCCGCGAATATCAGGCCGTGCTGCCGCTGCGCGGCAAGATCCTCAATGTCGAGCGGGCGCGCTTCGACAAGATGCTCTCCTCCGACCAGGTCGGCACGCTGATCACGGCGCTCGGCGCCGGCATCGGCCGCGAGGAGTTCAACATCGAGAAGCTGCGCTACCACAAGATCATCATCATGACGGACGCCGACGTCGACGGCGCCCATATCCGCACGCTGCTGCTGACCTTCTTCTACCGGCAGATGCCGGAAGTGATCGAGCGCGGCCATCTCTTCATCGCCCAGCCGCCGCTCTACAAGGCAGCGCGCGGCAAGAGCCATGTCTATCTCAAGGACGAGCGGGCGCTGGAGCAGTATCTGATCGACTCGACACTGGACGGGGCGACCTTCCGCACCAGCGAGGGCGTCGAGCGCGGCGGGGCCGATCTGCGCACCCTGATCGAGGAAGCCCGCAGCGTCCGCAACGCGCTGTCGCAGCTGCATTCGCGCTACGACCGGCGCGTCGTCGAGCAGATGGCGATCGCCGGCGTGCTGCATCCGGTGAGCGAGGAGAACGAGGCGCAGGCCAACGAGGCCGCAGCCTATGTCGCACGCCGACTGGACGCGATCTCGGACGAGCTGGAGCGCGGCTGGGAGGGCAAGGTCAGCGAAGGCGGCTTCGTCTTCTCGCGCATGGTGCGCGGCGTGAAGCAGGCGGCGACGATTGATGCCGGGCTGCTCGCCAGCGCGGAAGCCCGCAAGCTCGACGCCGCCGCGGTCTCGCTGCAGGAGGCCTACGCCAAGCCGGGCACGCTGAGCCGCAAGGGCGATTCGTTCCCGATCAACGGCCCCACCGACCTGTTTGAGGCGGTCTCGACGATCGGCAAGAAGGGCGTCGCGCTGCAGCGCTACAAAGGTCTCGGCGAGATGAACCCCGACCAACTCTGGGAGACGACGCTCGACCGCGACGTCCGGACACTGCTGCGGGTCAAGAACGACCAGAACGACGAGGCTGACGATCTCTTCGTCAAGCTGATGGGCGACGTCGTCGAGCCACGGCGCGAATTCATCCAGACGAACGCACTCAACGCGACAGTCGATATCTGA
- a CDS encoding IS110 family transposase, with protein sequence MSQSSNTLGPVHYDGTLVLAIELSSKSWVLAAQIPGLPQTRAKRTIDPDKLALQSAIDGYRARAAAAGHSVDRVIATYEAGWSGFWLARWLIAMGVEVHVIQPSSVPVDRRMRRAKSDGIDAELLLRTLLAWLRGEPRVCSMVPIPDEVDEDARRCVRERTELVSERVGLVNRIGAVLATLGAGDYNPLLQNRRRRLAELRTGLGKPLPPNALAKIERLLTRLELVIAQMAELERDRDAVAEAVAPDEGGKMIQQLCSLRGIGVQSATVLVREAFVRRFANGKALGSYAGLAATPYSSGGIEREQGIGKAGNRRLRTVMVELAWLWQRYQPGTAQVAWFRDRVGSTGRRVRKVMVVALARKLLIALWRFVIDGIVPEGAIMKPSA encoded by the coding sequence ATGTCGCAGTCATCCAACACTCTCGGCCCTGTTCATTACGATGGAACGCTCGTGCTCGCGATCGAGCTGAGTAGCAAGAGTTGGGTTCTGGCGGCGCAGATCCCCGGTCTTCCGCAGACGCGGGCGAAGCGCACCATCGATCCGGACAAGCTCGCCCTTCAATCCGCGATCGACGGCTACCGCGCTCGTGCGGCTGCTGCCGGCCACTCGGTCGACCGGGTCATTGCGACCTATGAAGCCGGGTGGTCCGGGTTCTGGCTGGCAAGATGGCTCATCGCGATGGGCGTAGAGGTCCATGTCATCCAGCCTTCGAGCGTGCCCGTGGATCGGCGTATGCGCCGCGCGAAGTCCGACGGCATCGATGCCGAATTGCTCCTGCGCACGCTGCTCGCATGGCTCCGCGGCGAACCCCGCGTCTGTTCGATGGTGCCGATCCCTGATGAAGTCGACGAGGATGCCCGGCGCTGCGTCCGGGAACGGACCGAGCTGGTCTCCGAGCGTGTTGGCCTTGTCAACCGGATCGGTGCTGTTCTGGCGACGCTCGGAGCCGGCGACTACAATCCCCTTCTCCAAAATCGCCGCCGCCGGCTGGCTGAGCTGCGGACCGGGCTTGGCAAGCCGCTCCCGCCAAACGCGCTGGCCAAAATCGAACGATTGCTCACCAGGTTGGAACTTGTGATCGCGCAAATGGCGGAGTTGGAGCGCGACCGCGATGCCGTTGCCGAGGCCGTTGCGCCAGACGAAGGCGGCAAGATGATCCAGCAACTTTGCAGCCTGCGCGGCATCGGTGTGCAAAGCGCGACCGTGCTGGTCCGCGAGGCCTTTGTGCGCCGCTTTGCCAACGGGAAGGCGCTTGGCTCATACGCCGGTCTTGCTGCGACTCCGTACAGCAGCGGCGGGATCGAGCGCGAGCAAGGGATCGGAAAAGCTGGCAATCGACGGCTCAGAACCGTGATGGTCGAGCTCGCCTGGCTCTGGCAGCGCTATCAGCCTGGTACAGCGCAAGTGGCCTGGTTCCGCGATCGCGTCGGCTCAACCGGCCGGCGTGTCCGCAAAGTGATGGTGGTCGCCCTCGCGCGCAAACTCCTGATCGCCCTGTGGAGGTTTGTCATTGACGGTATCGTGCCCGAGGGCGCGATCATGAAGCCCTCGGCGTAG